A stretch of Buteo buteo chromosome 9, bButBut1.hap1.1, whole genome shotgun sequence DNA encodes these proteins:
- the CSF3 gene encoding granulocyte colony-stimulating factor yields the protein MRPRRTGAGASCAGPGPRLQRGGDTKPNTMCSLARTLALLLGTLLWAPWRALHGAPLAELSGDHGFQVFLQKNLEFTRKIKGDVAALQRVVCDTFQLCKEEELLLVRQDLGITQAPLEQCHSRTFQAEACFSQIRDGLRVYHGSLAAVRELLPGHTGLVETLQLDAANLSSNIQQQMEDLGLATVTYPTESRGPLPALSSHFHHQVSGFFVLANFQRFLETAYRALRHLTRL from the exons ATGAGGCCGCGCAGAACCGGGGCAGGAGCGAGCTGTGCTGGGCCGGGGCCGCGCTtgcagagaggaggagacaCCAAGCCGAACACCATGTGCTCCCTCGCCC GCacgctggcactgctgctgggcACGTTGCTGTGGGCGCCGTGGCGGGCGCTGCACGGGGCACCGCTGGCCGAGCTCTCGGGAGACCACGGATTCCAGGTCTTTCTGCAGAAGAACCTCGAGTTCACCCGCAAGATCAAGGGGGACGTGGCCGCGCTGCAGCGCGTGGTG TGCGACACTTTCCAGCTGTGCaaggaggaagagctgctgctggtgcgGCAGGACCTGGGCATCACACAGGCGCCGCTGGAGCAGTGCCACAGCCGCACCTTCCAGGCG GAGGCCTGCTTCAGCCAGATCCGCGACGGGCTCCGCGTCTACCACGGCTCCCTCGCCGCCGTCCGGGAACTGCTGCCCGGGCACACCGGGCTGGTGGAGACCCTGCAGCTGGATGCTGCCAACCTCTCCTCCAACATCCAGCAGCAG ATGGAGGACCTGGGTCTGGCCACGGTGACGTACCCCACGGAAAGCCGgggccccctccccgccttgTCCTCCCACTTCCACCACCAGGTCAGCGGCTTCTTCGTCCTGGCCAACTTCCAGCGGTTCCTGGAGACGGCGTACCGGGCGCTGCGGCACCTCACCCGCCTCTGA
- the PSMD3 gene encoding 26S proteasome non-ATPase regulatory subunit 3, giving the protein MKQEGASRRRGDKAKAPPDGPPPAPPDVEMQEEAAAAETAGERQPQRELDAITLEDIKEHVKQLEKAVSGKEPRYVLRALRALPSTSRRLNSNVLHKAINGFFTSNSTVRDFLLGFLEESMDTEAELQFRPRTGKAASAPLLPEVETYLQLLLVIYLMNSKRYPEAQKVSDDLMQKISSQNRRALDLVVAKCYYYHSRIYEFLNKLDVVRSFLHARLRTATLRHDADGQATLLNLLLRNYLHYNLYDQAEKLVSKSVFPEQANNNEWARYLYYTGRIKAIQLEYSEARRTMTNALRKAPQHTAVGFKQTVHKLLIVVELLLGEIPDRLQFRQPSLKRSLMPYFLLTQAVRTGNLAKFNQVLDQFGDKFQADGTYTLIIRLRHNVIKTGVRMISLSYSRISLADIAQKLQLDSPEDAEFIVAKAIRDGVIEASINHEKGYVQSKEMIDIYSTREPQLAFHQRISFCLDIHNMSVKAMRFPPKSYNKDLESAEERREREQQDLEFAKEMAEDDDDGFP; this is encoded by the exons ATGAAGCAGGAGGGCGcgtcccgccgccgcggcgACAAGGCCAAGGCCCCCCCCGACGGgccgccccccgctccccccgacGTGGAGAtgcaggaggaggcagcggcGGCCGAAACGGCCGGGGAGCGGCAACCGCAGCGGGAGCTTGACGCCATCACGTTGGAGg ATATCAAGGAGCACGtgaagcagctggagaaggctgTGTCGGGGAAGGAGCCGCGTTACGTCCTGCGCGCCTTGCGGGCTCTGCCCTCCACCTCCCGCCGACTCAACTCCAATGTGCTTCACAAAGCCATCAATGGCTTCTTCACCTCCAACAGCACCGTGCGGGATTTCCTCCTTGGCTTCCTGGAGGAG TCCATGGACActgaagcagagctgcagtttCGCCCACGGACAGGGAAGGCAGCCTCAGCCCCTCTCTTGCCAGAAGTGGAGACCTACCTCCAACTGCTTCTCGTCATCTACCTGATGAACAGCAAGCGATATCCGGAG GCTCAGAAAGTGTCTGACGACCTGATGCAGAAGATCAGTTCCCAAAACCGCCGGGCCCTTGACCTGGTGGTGGCAAAATGTTATTACTACCACTCCCGCATCTACGAATTCCTGAATAAACTCGACGTGGTCAGGAG cTTCCTGCACGCCCGGCTACGGACAGCCACGCTGCGCCATGATGCGGATGGGCAAGCCACCCTCCTGAACCTGCTGCTGAGGAACTATCTTCACTACAACCTCTACGACCAAGCAGAAAAGCTTGTCTCCAAGTCTGTGTTTCCCGAGCAGGCCAACAACAACGAGTGGGCTCGGTACCTCTATTACACAG GGCGTATCAAGGCCATCCAGCTGGAGTACTCGGAGGCGCGGAGGACCATGACGAACGCCCTGCGGAAGGCACCGCAGCACACAGCCGTCGGCTTCAAGCAGACA GTGCACAAGCTGCTCATTGTGGTGGAACTGCTGCTCGGGGAGATCCCGGACAGGCTCCAGTTCAGACAACCCTCCCTGAAGCGGTCGCTCATGCCCTACTTCCTCCTGACTCAGG CCGTCAGGACAGGGAACCTGGCCAAATTCAACCAAGTCCTCGATCAGTTTGGGGACAAGTTCCAGGCTGACGGCACCTACACCCTGATCATTCGTCTGAGGCACAACGTCATCAAGACGG GTGTCCGTATGATCAGCCTCTCCTATTCTCGCATCTCCCTGGCGGATATTGcccagaaactgcagctggacagTCCAGAGGATGCGGAGTTCATCGTTGCCAAG GCCATTCGGGACGGCGTGATCGAGGCCAGCATTAATCACGAGAAGGGCTACGTCCAGTCGAAGGAAATGATCGACATCTACTCCACCCGGGAGCCCCAGCTGGCATTTCACCAGCGCATCTCTTTCTGCCTCGACATCCACAACATGTCCGTCAAG GCCATGAGGTTCCCACCCAAATCTTACAACAAGGACTTGGAATCTGCAGAG GAGCGCCGGGAGCGTGAGCAGCAGGACCTGGAGTTCGCTAAGGAGATGGCAGAGGACGATGATGACGGTTTTCCGTGA
- the MED24 gene encoding mediator of RNA polymerase II transcription subunit 24 isoform X2, with protein sequence MKVVNLKQAILQAWKERWSDYQWAINMKRFFPRGATWDILNLAEALLEQAMIGPSPNPLILSYLKYAISSQMVSYSTVLTAISKFDDFSRDLCVQSLLEIMDMFCDRLSCHGKAEECIGLCRALMSALNWLLRCAAFYTEKVKETLEQAAAESQLKMCLERLEKMLSSTKNRALIHIAKLEETSSWSTVEQSLIKLGENLNSLSNSPLRSQADDCVSLIKSIPTMLSVHSEQLNKTGFPTVHAVVLLEGTMNLTGETQPLVEQLMMVKRMQRIPSPLFVLEIWKACFVGLIESPEGTEELKWTAFTFLKIPQVLVKLKKYPQGEKDFTEDVNCAFEFLLKLTPLLDKADQRCNCDCTSLLLQECSKQGLLSEANMTNLVAKRTADREHAPRLKSAENANIQPNPGLILRAEPTVTNILKTMDADHSKSPEGLLGVLGHMLSGKSLDLLLAAAAATGKLKSFARKFIKLNEFTKHITGEGSKSAPVRALLFDISFLMLCHVAQTYGSEVILSELSPAGEVPFFETWMLTCMPEEGKILNPDHPCFRPDSTKVESLVALLNNSSEMKLVQMKWHEACLSISAAILEILNAWENSVLTFESIQKITDNIKGKVCSMAVCAVAWLVAHVRMLGLDEREKSLQMIRQLATPLHGENTLQFYNERVVIMSSILEHMCADVLQQTATQIKFPSTGMDTIPYWNLLPPKKPIKEVLTSVFTKVLEKGWVDSRSIHIFDTLLHMGGVYWFCNNLVKELLKETRKEHTLRAVELLYAIFCLDMQQLTLTLLGHILPNLLTDSSKWHTLMDPPGKALAKLSVWCALSSYSSHNKGQASARQKKRHREDIEDYTSLFPLDDTQPSKLMRLLSSNEEDANILSSPNRSMSSSLSASQLHTVSMRDPLNRVLANLFLLISSILGAKTAGTHTQFVQWFMEECVDCLEQGSRGSILQFMPFTMVSELVKVSTMSSPKIVLAITDLSLPLGRRVAAKAIAAL encoded by the exons TTTGATGACTTCTCCCGGGACCTGTGTGTCCAGTCACTCTTGGAGATCATGGACATGTTCTGTGACCGCCTCAG ctgccaCGGCAAAGCAGAGGAGTGCATCGGCCTCTGCCGGGCGCTGATGAGTGCCCTCAACTGGCTCCTGCGCTGCGCAGCCTTCTACACCGAGAAGGTGAAGGAGacgctggagcaggcagcagctgagagCCAGCTGAAGATGTGTCTGGAGCGGCTGGAGAAGATGCTCAGCAGCACCAAGAACCGCGCCCTGATCCACATCGCCAAGCTGGAGGAGACGT cctcctggAGCACTGTGGAGCAGTCCCTCATCAAGCTGGGGGAGAACCTGAACAGCCTCAGCAACTCCCCGCTGCGGAGCCAGGCTGACGACTGTGTCTCCCTCATCAAGAG TATCCCCACCATGCTCTCGGTCCACTCCGAGCAGCTGAACAAGACTGGCTTCCCCACCGTGCATgctgtggtgctgctggagggcaCTATGAACCTCACGGGAGAGACCCAGCCGCTGGTAGAGCAGCTGATGATGGTGAAGAGGATGCAG CGCATCCCCTCCCCGCTCTTCGTGCTGGAGATCTGGAAGGCCTGTTTTGTGGGCCTCATCGAGTCCCCGGAGGGCACAGAGGAGCTGAAGTGGACAGCCTTCACCTTCCTGAAG ATCCCCCAGGTCCTGGTTAAACTCAAGAAATATCCCCAAGGGGAGAAG GACTTCACTGAGGACGTGAACTGTGCCTTCGAATTCCTGCTGAAGCTGACGCCTCTGCTTGACAAAGCAGATCAGCGATGCAA cTGCGACTGCACGAGTCTACTCCTGCAGGAGTGCAGCAAGCAAGGGCTGCTTTCAGAGGCCAACATGACCAACCTGGTTGCCAAACG GACGGCGGACAGAGAACACGCTCCACGCTTGAAATCAGCAGAGAATGCCAACATCCAGCCAAACCCGGGGCTCATCCTGAGGGCCGAGCCGACTGTCACCAACATCCTGAAG aCCATGGATGCGGATCACTCCAAGTCCCCTGAGGGTTTGCTGGGGGTCTTGGGTCACATGCTGTCTGGGAAGAGCCTGGACttactgctggcagcagcagcagcgaccGGCAAGCTGAAATCCTTTGCTCGGAAGTTCATCAA GCTGAATGAATTCACGAAGCACATCACTGGAGAAGGCT CCAAATCAGCCCCGGTTCGTGCCCTGCTCTTCGACATCTCTTTCCTCATGCTGTGCCATGTGGCCCAGACCTACGGCTCCGAG GTGATCCTGTCAGAGTTGAGCCCGGCGGGTGAGGTGCCCTTCTTCGAGACCTGGATGCTGACCTGCATGCCGGAGGAGGGGAAGATCCTCAACCCTGACCACCCCTGCTTCCGCCCCGACTCCACCAAGGTGGAGTCCCTGGTCGCCCTCCTCAACAACTCCTCCGAGATGAAGCTGGT GCAGATGAAGTGGCATGAGGCATGTCTGAGCATCTCAGCCGCCATCCTGGAGATCCTCAATGCCTGGGAGAACAGCGTCCTCACTTTTGAGTCGATCCAG AAAATCACAGACAACATCAAGGGGAAGGTGTGCAGCATGGCGGTGTGCGCAGTGGCCTGGCTGGTGGCCCACGTCCGCATGCTGGGCTTGGATGAGCGAGAGAAGTCCCTGCAGATGATCCGGCAGCTGGCCACCCCCCTGCACGGCGAGAACACGCTGCAGTTCTATAATGAGCG CGTGGTGATCATGAGCTCCATCCTGGAGCACATGTGTGCGGACGTCCTGCAGCAGACAGCAACGCAGATCAAGTTCCCCTCCACGGGCATGGACACCATACCCTACTGGAACCTGCTGCCCCCCAAGAAGCCCATCAAGGAGGTGCTGACGAGCGTGTTCACCAAGGTGCTGGAGAAGGGCTGGGTCGACAGCCGCTCCATCCACATCTTCGATACCCTGCTGCACATGGGGGGTGTCTACTGGTTCTGCAACAACCTGGTCAAG gagctgctgaaggagaCGCGGAAGGAGCACACGCTGCGGGCTGTGGAGCTGCTTTATGCCATCTTCTGCCTGGACATGCAGCAGCTGACACTGACCCTGCTGGGCCACATTCTGCCCAACCTGCTCACGGACTCCTCCAAGTGGCACACACTCATGGACCCGCCGGGAAAGGCCCTGGCCAA GCTCTCCGTCTGGTGTGCCCTGAGCTCCTACTCCTCCCACAACAAGGGCCAGGCATCCGCCAGGCAGAAGAAGAGGCACCGGGAGGATATTGAG gATTACACCAGCCTGTTCCCACTGGATGACACACAGCCCTCCAAGCTCATGCGCCTGCTGAGCTCCAATGAGGAGGACGCCAACatcctctccagcccca ATCGCTCGATGAGCAGCTCGCTCTCTGCCTCCCAGCTTCACACCGTGAGCATGAGGGACCCACTGAACAGGGTGCTAG CAAACCTCTTCCTGCTCATCTCTTCCATCCTGGGGGCCAAGACGGCTGGCACCCACACCCAGTTTGTCCAGTGGTTCATGGAGGAGTGCGTGGATTGCCTGGAGCAGGGCAGCCGCGGCAGCATCCTCCAGTTCATGCCCTTCACCATG GTTTCAGAGCTGGTGAAAGTGTCCACCATGTCCAGTCCCAAAATTGTCCTGGCCATCACAGATCTCAGCCTGCCCCTGGGCCGTCGTGTCGCTGCCAAGGCCATCGCTGCGCTGTGA
- the MED24 gene encoding mediator of RNA polymerase II transcription subunit 24 isoform X3, whose product MDMFCDRLSCHGKAEECIGLCRALMSALNWLLRCAAFYTEKVKETLEQAAAESQLKMCLERLEKMLSSTKNRALIHIAKLEETSSWSTVEQSLIKLGENLNSLSNSPLRSQADDCVSLIKSIPTMLSVHSEQLNKTGFPTVHAVVLLEGTMNLTGETQPLVEQLMMVKRMQRIPSPLFVLEIWKACFVGLIESPEGTEELKWTAFTFLKIPQVLVKLKKYPQGEKQDFTEDVNCAFEFLLKLTPLLDKADQRCNCDCTSLLLQECSKQGLLSEANMTNLVAKRTADREHAPRLKSAENANIQPNPGLILRAEPTVTNILKTMDADHSKSPEGLLGVLGHMLSGKSLDLLLAAAAATGKLKSFARKFIKLNEFTKHITGEGSKSAPVRALLFDISFLMLCHVAQTYGSEVILSELSPAGEVPFFETWMLTCMPEEGKILNPDHPCFRPDSTKVESLVALLNNSSEMKLVQMKWHEACLSISAAILEILNAWENSVLTFESIQKITDNIKGKVCSMAVCAVAWLVAHVRMLGLDEREKSLQMIRQLATPLHGENTLQFYNERVVIMSSILEHMCADVLQQTATQIKFPSTGMDTIPYWNLLPPKKPIKEVLTSVFTKVLEKGWVDSRSIHIFDTLLHMGGVYWFCNNLVKELLKETRKEHTLRAVELLYAIFCLDMQQLTLTLLGHILPNLLTDSSKWHTLMDPPGKALAKLSVWCALSSYSSHNKGQASARQKKRHREDIEDYTSLFPLDDTQPSKLMRLLSSNEEDANILSSPNRSMSSSLSASQLHTVSMRDPLNRVLANLFLLISSILGAKTAGTHTQFVQWFMEECVDCLEQGSRGSILQFMPFTMVSELVKVSTMSSPKIVLAITDLSLPLGRRVAAKAIAAL is encoded by the exons ATGGACATGTTCTGTGACCGCCTCAG ctgccaCGGCAAAGCAGAGGAGTGCATCGGCCTCTGCCGGGCGCTGATGAGTGCCCTCAACTGGCTCCTGCGCTGCGCAGCCTTCTACACCGAGAAGGTGAAGGAGacgctggagcaggcagcagctgagagCCAGCTGAAGATGTGTCTGGAGCGGCTGGAGAAGATGCTCAGCAGCACCAAGAACCGCGCCCTGATCCACATCGCCAAGCTGGAGGAGACGT cctcctggAGCACTGTGGAGCAGTCCCTCATCAAGCTGGGGGAGAACCTGAACAGCCTCAGCAACTCCCCGCTGCGGAGCCAGGCTGACGACTGTGTCTCCCTCATCAAGAG TATCCCCACCATGCTCTCGGTCCACTCCGAGCAGCTGAACAAGACTGGCTTCCCCACCGTGCATgctgtggtgctgctggagggcaCTATGAACCTCACGGGAGAGACCCAGCCGCTGGTAGAGCAGCTGATGATGGTGAAGAGGATGCAG CGCATCCCCTCCCCGCTCTTCGTGCTGGAGATCTGGAAGGCCTGTTTTGTGGGCCTCATCGAGTCCCCGGAGGGCACAGAGGAGCTGAAGTGGACAGCCTTCACCTTCCTGAAG ATCCCCCAGGTCCTGGTTAAACTCAAGAAATATCCCCAAGGGGAGAAG CAGGACTTCACTGAGGACGTGAACTGTGCCTTCGAATTCCTGCTGAAGCTGACGCCTCTGCTTGACAAAGCAGATCAGCGATGCAA cTGCGACTGCACGAGTCTACTCCTGCAGGAGTGCAGCAAGCAAGGGCTGCTTTCAGAGGCCAACATGACCAACCTGGTTGCCAAACG GACGGCGGACAGAGAACACGCTCCACGCTTGAAATCAGCAGAGAATGCCAACATCCAGCCAAACCCGGGGCTCATCCTGAGGGCCGAGCCGACTGTCACCAACATCCTGAAG aCCATGGATGCGGATCACTCCAAGTCCCCTGAGGGTTTGCTGGGGGTCTTGGGTCACATGCTGTCTGGGAAGAGCCTGGACttactgctggcagcagcagcagcgaccGGCAAGCTGAAATCCTTTGCTCGGAAGTTCATCAA GCTGAATGAATTCACGAAGCACATCACTGGAGAAGGCT CCAAATCAGCCCCGGTTCGTGCCCTGCTCTTCGACATCTCTTTCCTCATGCTGTGCCATGTGGCCCAGACCTACGGCTCCGAG GTGATCCTGTCAGAGTTGAGCCCGGCGGGTGAGGTGCCCTTCTTCGAGACCTGGATGCTGACCTGCATGCCGGAGGAGGGGAAGATCCTCAACCCTGACCACCCCTGCTTCCGCCCCGACTCCACCAAGGTGGAGTCCCTGGTCGCCCTCCTCAACAACTCCTCCGAGATGAAGCTGGT GCAGATGAAGTGGCATGAGGCATGTCTGAGCATCTCAGCCGCCATCCTGGAGATCCTCAATGCCTGGGAGAACAGCGTCCTCACTTTTGAGTCGATCCAG AAAATCACAGACAACATCAAGGGGAAGGTGTGCAGCATGGCGGTGTGCGCAGTGGCCTGGCTGGTGGCCCACGTCCGCATGCTGGGCTTGGATGAGCGAGAGAAGTCCCTGCAGATGATCCGGCAGCTGGCCACCCCCCTGCACGGCGAGAACACGCTGCAGTTCTATAATGAGCG CGTGGTGATCATGAGCTCCATCCTGGAGCACATGTGTGCGGACGTCCTGCAGCAGACAGCAACGCAGATCAAGTTCCCCTCCACGGGCATGGACACCATACCCTACTGGAACCTGCTGCCCCCCAAGAAGCCCATCAAGGAGGTGCTGACGAGCGTGTTCACCAAGGTGCTGGAGAAGGGCTGGGTCGACAGCCGCTCCATCCACATCTTCGATACCCTGCTGCACATGGGGGGTGTCTACTGGTTCTGCAACAACCTGGTCAAG gagctgctgaaggagaCGCGGAAGGAGCACACGCTGCGGGCTGTGGAGCTGCTTTATGCCATCTTCTGCCTGGACATGCAGCAGCTGACACTGACCCTGCTGGGCCACATTCTGCCCAACCTGCTCACGGACTCCTCCAAGTGGCACACACTCATGGACCCGCCGGGAAAGGCCCTGGCCAA GCTCTCCGTCTGGTGTGCCCTGAGCTCCTACTCCTCCCACAACAAGGGCCAGGCATCCGCCAGGCAGAAGAAGAGGCACCGGGAGGATATTGAG gATTACACCAGCCTGTTCCCACTGGATGACACACAGCCCTCCAAGCTCATGCGCCTGCTGAGCTCCAATGAGGAGGACGCCAACatcctctccagcccca ATCGCTCGATGAGCAGCTCGCTCTCTGCCTCCCAGCTTCACACCGTGAGCATGAGGGACCCACTGAACAGGGTGCTAG CAAACCTCTTCCTGCTCATCTCTTCCATCCTGGGGGCCAAGACGGCTGGCACCCACACCCAGTTTGTCCAGTGGTTCATGGAGGAGTGCGTGGATTGCCTGGAGCAGGGCAGCCGCGGCAGCATCCTCCAGTTCATGCCCTTCACCATG GTTTCAGAGCTGGTGAAAGTGTCCACCATGTCCAGTCCCAAAATTGTCCTGGCCATCACAGATCTCAGCCTGCCCCTGGGCCGTCGTGTCGCTGCCAAGGCCATCGCTGCGCTGTGA
- the MED24 gene encoding mediator of RNA polymerase II transcription subunit 24 isoform X1: MKVVNLKQAILQAWKERWSDYQWAINMKRFFPRGATWDILNLAEALLEQAMIGPSPNPLILSYLKYAISSQMVSYSTVLTAISKFDDFSRDLCVQSLLEIMDMFCDRLSCHGKAEECIGLCRALMSALNWLLRCAAFYTEKVKETLEQAAAESQLKMCLERLEKMLSSTKNRALIHIAKLEETSSWSTVEQSLIKLGENLNSLSNSPLRSQADDCVSLIKSIPTMLSVHSEQLNKTGFPTVHAVVLLEGTMNLTGETQPLVEQLMMVKRMQRIPSPLFVLEIWKACFVGLIESPEGTEELKWTAFTFLKIPQVLVKLKKYPQGEKQDFTEDVNCAFEFLLKLTPLLDKADQRCNCDCTSLLLQECSKQGLLSEANMTNLVAKRTADREHAPRLKSAENANIQPNPGLILRAEPTVTNILKTMDADHSKSPEGLLGVLGHMLSGKSLDLLLAAAAATGKLKSFARKFIKLNEFTKHITGEGSKSAPVRALLFDISFLMLCHVAQTYGSEVILSELSPAGEVPFFETWMLTCMPEEGKILNPDHPCFRPDSTKVESLVALLNNSSEMKLVQMKWHEACLSISAAILEILNAWENSVLTFESIQKITDNIKGKVCSMAVCAVAWLVAHVRMLGLDEREKSLQMIRQLATPLHGENTLQFYNERVVIMSSILEHMCADVLQQTATQIKFPSTGMDTIPYWNLLPPKKPIKEVLTSVFTKVLEKGWVDSRSIHIFDTLLHMGGVYWFCNNLVKELLKETRKEHTLRAVELLYAIFCLDMQQLTLTLLGHILPNLLTDSSKWHTLMDPPGKALAKLSVWCALSSYSSHNKGQASARQKKRHREDIEDYTSLFPLDDTQPSKLMRLLSSNEEDANILSSPNRSMSSSLSASQLHTVSMRDPLNRVLANLFLLISSILGAKTAGTHTQFVQWFMEECVDCLEQGSRGSILQFMPFTMVSELVKVSTMSSPKIVLAITDLSLPLGRRVAAKAIAAL, translated from the exons TTTGATGACTTCTCCCGGGACCTGTGTGTCCAGTCACTCTTGGAGATCATGGACATGTTCTGTGACCGCCTCAG ctgccaCGGCAAAGCAGAGGAGTGCATCGGCCTCTGCCGGGCGCTGATGAGTGCCCTCAACTGGCTCCTGCGCTGCGCAGCCTTCTACACCGAGAAGGTGAAGGAGacgctggagcaggcagcagctgagagCCAGCTGAAGATGTGTCTGGAGCGGCTGGAGAAGATGCTCAGCAGCACCAAGAACCGCGCCCTGATCCACATCGCCAAGCTGGAGGAGACGT cctcctggAGCACTGTGGAGCAGTCCCTCATCAAGCTGGGGGAGAACCTGAACAGCCTCAGCAACTCCCCGCTGCGGAGCCAGGCTGACGACTGTGTCTCCCTCATCAAGAG TATCCCCACCATGCTCTCGGTCCACTCCGAGCAGCTGAACAAGACTGGCTTCCCCACCGTGCATgctgtggtgctgctggagggcaCTATGAACCTCACGGGAGAGACCCAGCCGCTGGTAGAGCAGCTGATGATGGTGAAGAGGATGCAG CGCATCCCCTCCCCGCTCTTCGTGCTGGAGATCTGGAAGGCCTGTTTTGTGGGCCTCATCGAGTCCCCGGAGGGCACAGAGGAGCTGAAGTGGACAGCCTTCACCTTCCTGAAG ATCCCCCAGGTCCTGGTTAAACTCAAGAAATATCCCCAAGGGGAGAAG CAGGACTTCACTGAGGACGTGAACTGTGCCTTCGAATTCCTGCTGAAGCTGACGCCTCTGCTTGACAAAGCAGATCAGCGATGCAA cTGCGACTGCACGAGTCTACTCCTGCAGGAGTGCAGCAAGCAAGGGCTGCTTTCAGAGGCCAACATGACCAACCTGGTTGCCAAACG GACGGCGGACAGAGAACACGCTCCACGCTTGAAATCAGCAGAGAATGCCAACATCCAGCCAAACCCGGGGCTCATCCTGAGGGCCGAGCCGACTGTCACCAACATCCTGAAG aCCATGGATGCGGATCACTCCAAGTCCCCTGAGGGTTTGCTGGGGGTCTTGGGTCACATGCTGTCTGGGAAGAGCCTGGACttactgctggcagcagcagcagcgaccGGCAAGCTGAAATCCTTTGCTCGGAAGTTCATCAA GCTGAATGAATTCACGAAGCACATCACTGGAGAAGGCT CCAAATCAGCCCCGGTTCGTGCCCTGCTCTTCGACATCTCTTTCCTCATGCTGTGCCATGTGGCCCAGACCTACGGCTCCGAG GTGATCCTGTCAGAGTTGAGCCCGGCGGGTGAGGTGCCCTTCTTCGAGACCTGGATGCTGACCTGCATGCCGGAGGAGGGGAAGATCCTCAACCCTGACCACCCCTGCTTCCGCCCCGACTCCACCAAGGTGGAGTCCCTGGTCGCCCTCCTCAACAACTCCTCCGAGATGAAGCTGGT GCAGATGAAGTGGCATGAGGCATGTCTGAGCATCTCAGCCGCCATCCTGGAGATCCTCAATGCCTGGGAGAACAGCGTCCTCACTTTTGAGTCGATCCAG AAAATCACAGACAACATCAAGGGGAAGGTGTGCAGCATGGCGGTGTGCGCAGTGGCCTGGCTGGTGGCCCACGTCCGCATGCTGGGCTTGGATGAGCGAGAGAAGTCCCTGCAGATGATCCGGCAGCTGGCCACCCCCCTGCACGGCGAGAACACGCTGCAGTTCTATAATGAGCG CGTGGTGATCATGAGCTCCATCCTGGAGCACATGTGTGCGGACGTCCTGCAGCAGACAGCAACGCAGATCAAGTTCCCCTCCACGGGCATGGACACCATACCCTACTGGAACCTGCTGCCCCCCAAGAAGCCCATCAAGGAGGTGCTGACGAGCGTGTTCACCAAGGTGCTGGAGAAGGGCTGGGTCGACAGCCGCTCCATCCACATCTTCGATACCCTGCTGCACATGGGGGGTGTCTACTGGTTCTGCAACAACCTGGTCAAG gagctgctgaaggagaCGCGGAAGGAGCACACGCTGCGGGCTGTGGAGCTGCTTTATGCCATCTTCTGCCTGGACATGCAGCAGCTGACACTGACCCTGCTGGGCCACATTCTGCCCAACCTGCTCACGGACTCCTCCAAGTGGCACACACTCATGGACCCGCCGGGAAAGGCCCTGGCCAA GCTCTCCGTCTGGTGTGCCCTGAGCTCCTACTCCTCCCACAACAAGGGCCAGGCATCCGCCAGGCAGAAGAAGAGGCACCGGGAGGATATTGAG gATTACACCAGCCTGTTCCCACTGGATGACACACAGCCCTCCAAGCTCATGCGCCTGCTGAGCTCCAATGAGGAGGACGCCAACatcctctccagcccca ATCGCTCGATGAGCAGCTCGCTCTCTGCCTCCCAGCTTCACACCGTGAGCATGAGGGACCCACTGAACAGGGTGCTAG CAAACCTCTTCCTGCTCATCTCTTCCATCCTGGGGGCCAAGACGGCTGGCACCCACACCCAGTTTGTCCAGTGGTTCATGGAGGAGTGCGTGGATTGCCTGGAGCAGGGCAGCCGCGGCAGCATCCTCCAGTTCATGCCCTTCACCATG GTTTCAGAGCTGGTGAAAGTGTCCACCATGTCCAGTCCCAAAATTGTCCTGGCCATCACAGATCTCAGCCTGCCCCTGGGCCGTCGTGTCGCTGCCAAGGCCATCGCTGCGCTGTGA